The proteins below are encoded in one region of Leucoraja erinacea ecotype New England chromosome 26, Leri_hhj_1, whole genome shotgun sequence:
- the rrm2 gene encoding ribonucleoside-diphosphate reductase subunit M2, protein MSARVVLCQKNQRLGCSSEPLHKDHEHSTRLKDKIARIQDEPLLRENPNRFVIFPIQYHDIWKMYKKAEASFWTAEEVDLSKDLAHWQSLTLDEKHFISHVLAFFAASDGIVNENLVARFSQEVQIPEARCFYGFQIAMENVHSEMYSLLIDTYIKDPSEREFLFNAIETMPSVKQKADWALRWIADQESTFGERLVAFAAVEGIFFSGSFAAIFWLKKRGLMPGLTFSNELISRDEGLHCDFACLVFKHLVHKLSKARVVEIISEAVRIEKEFLTESLPVNLIGMNCTLMKRYIEFVADRLLLELGISKIFNAENPFDFMENISLVGKTNFFEKRVAEYQKMGVMSTAEEKIFTLDADF, encoded by the exons ATGTCTGCTCGAGTTGTCCTGTGCCAGAAAAATCAAAGACTCGGCTGTTCTTCAGAACCTCTTCACAAAGACCATGAGCACTCG ACCAGACTGAAAGATAAAATTGCAAGGATTCAGGATGAGCCCCTTCTTCGTGAAAATCCCAATCGGTTTGTCATCTTCCCAATTCAATACCATGATATCTGGAAGATGTACAAAAAGGCAGAAGCATCATTCTGGACTGCTGAAGAG GTTGACTTGTCAAAAGACCTGGCACATTGGCAATCCTTGACACTGGATGAAAAACACTTTATCTCGCATGTATTGGCATTCTTTGCTGCCAGTGATGGCATCGTAAATGAGAATCTG GTGGCACGATTCAGCCAGGAGGTCCAGATCCCTGAAGCTCGTTGTTTCTATGGTTTCCAAATTGCTATGGAGAATGTTCATTCAGAGATGTATAGTCTCCTCATTGATACCTACATCAAGGATCCCAGTGAGAG GGAGTTCTTGTTTAATGCCATTGAAACAATGCCAAGTGTCAAGCAGAAGGCTGACTGGGCTTTGCGATGGATTGCTGATCAAGAATCCACATTTG GGGAGCGCCTGGTTGCTTTTGCTGCTGTTGAGGGAATCTTTTTTTCTGGTTCCTTTGCTGCAATATTTTGGTTAAAGAAGCGAGGTTTGATGCCAGGTCTGACTTTCTCCAATGAGCTGATCAGTAGAGATGAG GGTCTGCATTGTGACTTTGCATGTCTGGTGTTCAAACACTTGGTTCACAAGCTGTCTAAAGCAAGAGTTGTAGAGATTATTTCTGAAGCAGTGAGGATTGAAAAG GAGTTTCTGACTGAGTCTCTACCTGTGAATTTGATAGGCATGAATTGCACCCTGATGAAACGTTATATAGAGTTTGTAGCTGATCGCCTGTTATTGGAGTTGGGCATTAGCAAG ATTTTTAATGCAGAAAATCCTTTTGACTTCATGGAAAACATTTCCCTGGTGGGGAAGACCAACTTCTTTGAAAAGCGAGTTGCTGAGTATCAAAAGATGGGAGTGATGTCAACTGCAGAAGAGAAGATCTTCACACTGGATGCTGACTTTTAG